In Indicator indicator isolate 239-I01 chromosome 28, UM_Iind_1.1, whole genome shotgun sequence, one DNA window encodes the following:
- the GAPVD1 gene encoding GTPase-activating protein and VPS9 domain-containing protein 1 isoform X4: MVKLDIHTLAHHLKQERLYVNSEKQLIQRLNADVLKTAEKLYRTAWISKQQRINLDRLIITSAEASPAECCQHAKILEDTQFVDGYKQLGFQETAYGEFLNRLRENPRLIASCLVAGEKLNQDNTQSVIHTVFTSIYGNCIMQEDESYLLQVLRYLIEFELKESDNPRRLLRRGTCAFSILFKLFSEGLFSAKLFLTATLHEPIMQLLVEDEDHLETDPNKLIERFSPVQQEKLFGEKGTEKFKQRVQEMVESNEAKLVTLVNKFIGYLKQNTYCFPHSLRWIVSQMYKTLSCVDRLEVGEVRAMCTDLLLACFICPAIVNPEQYGIISDAPINEVARFNLMQVGRLLQQLAMTGSEEGDPRKSNLAKFDKSCVAAFLDVVIDGRAVETPPMSSVNLLEGLSRTVVYMTYSQLTSLVGFMRNVMSSDQLKEDRMALENLLANLPQNKPGKSSSLEMTPYNTPQLSPATTPANKKNRLPIATRSRSRSNILMDQHGDHEGSSQETIPEVQPEEVLVISLGTGPQITPGMMSENEVLNMQLTDGGQGDVPVDENKLHGPSNRSNSVSSLDLEGESVSELGAGPSGSNGVEALQLLEHEQATTQDNLDDKLRKFEIRDMMGLTDDRDISETVSETWSTDVLGSDFDPNIDEDRLQEIAGAAAENMLGSLLCLPGSGSILLDPCTGSTISETTSEAWSVEVLPSDSEAPDLKQEERLQELESCSGLGSTSDDTDVREVSSRPSTPGLSVVSGISATSEDIPNKIEDLRSECSSDFGGKDSVTSPDMDETAHGASQLTSPPSQTDSLLALFDPLSSNEGVSAVVRPKVHYARPSHPPPDPPILEGAMGGNEARLPTFGSHSLIPTDLEAFKQRHSYPERLVRSRSSDIVSSVRRPMSDPGWNRRPGNEERELPMLTTNTGAAVLAASQSSSSSPSKDSSRGEIEERKDSDDEKSDRNKPWWRKRFVSAMPKAPIPFRKKEKQEKDKDDMVPDRYATLQDDPSPRLSAQAQAAEDILDKYRNAIKRTSPSEGAIVNYDGAETLGDGESMHDSPRDEALQNISADDLPDSASQVAQPQSSAFSYRDAKKKLRLALCSADSVAFPMLTHSTRNGLPDHTDPEDNEIVCFLKVQLAEAINLQDKNLMAQLQETMRCVSRFDNRTCRKLLASIAEDYRKRAPYIAYLTRCRQGLQTTQAHLERLLQRVLRDKEVANRYFTTVCVRLLLESKEKKIREFIQDFQKLTAADDKTAQVEDFLQFLYGAMAQDAIWQNASEEQLQDAQLAIERSVMNRIFKLAFYPNQDGDILRDQVLHEHIHRLSKVVTANHKALQIPEVYLREAPWPSAQSEIRTISAYKTPRDKVQCILRMCSTIMNLLSLANEDSVPGADDFVPVLVFVLIKANPPCLLSTVQYISSFYANCLSGEESYWWMQFTAAVEFIKTIDDRK; the protein is encoded by the exons ATGGTGAAGCTGGACATACACACCCTGGCCCATCACCTCAAGCAGGAGCGGCTCTACGTAAACTCCGAAAAGCAACTCATCCAAAGGCTCAATGCAGATGTGTTGAAGACGGCTGAGAAGCTGTACCGCACAGCATGGATTTCCAAGCAGCAAAGGATTAACTTGGACAGACTGATTATAACAAG tgCTGAAGCTTCTCCTGCTGAATGTTGCCAGCATGCAAAAATCTTGGAGGATACACAGTTTGTGGATGGGTATAAGCAGTTGGGATTTCAGGAGACTGCTTATGGAGAATTCCtaaacagactgagagaaaacCCTAGGCTTATTGCATCCTGTCTGGTGGCCGGAGAGAAGCTCAACCAGGACAACACTCAGAGTGTTATTCACACAGTCTTCACCTCCATTTATGGCAACTGCATCATGCAAGAGGATGAGAGCTACCTCCTCCAGGTCCTCCGTTACTTGATTGAATTTGAACTGAAGGAAAGTGACAACCCGAGGCGGCTGCTGAGGCGAGGCACctgtgccttcagcatcttatTCAAACTTTTCTCTGAAGGACTCTTTTCTGCAAAACTTTTTCTTACTGCAACTTTACATGAGCCAATCATGCAGCTTCTGGTTGAAGATGAAGACCACCTGGAAACAGATCCAAACAAGTTAATTGAGAGATTCTCCCCAGTACAACAGGAAAAGTTATTTGGAGAGAAAGGCACAGAAAAGTTCAAGCAAAGAGTCCAAGAGATGGTTGAGTCCAATGAGGCCAAGCTGGTGACCTTAGTGAACAAATTCATTGGCTATCTCAAACAAAACACATACTGTTTTCCTCACAGCTTGAGATGGATTGTATCACAAATGTACAAAACACTCTCGTGTGTAGACAGGCTGGAGGTTGGGGAGGTCAGAGCAATGTGCACAGATCTTCTTCTAGCGTGTTTCATCTGCCCTGCAATTGTCAACCCAGAGCAGTATGGGATCATTTCTGATGCTCCTATAAATGAGGTGGCAAGATTTAATCTGATGCAG GTTGGGAGACTTCTGCAGCAATTGGCAATGACAGGTTCTGAAGAGGGAGATCCACGTAAGAGCAACCTTGCTAAATTTGACAAA agctgtgttGCTGCTTTCCTGGATGTAGTTATTGATGGGCGTGCAGTTGAAACTCCTCCCATGTCTTCTGTTAACCTTTTGGAAGGTTTGAGTAGAACAGTGGTTTACATGACATACAGCCAGCTGACTTCTCTG GTTGGCTTTATGCGGAACGTAATGTCAAGCGATCAGCTTAAGGAAGATCGAATGGCTTTGGAAAACTTGCTGGCAAACTTACCCCAGAACAAAccagggaaaagcagcagccttgAAATGACTCCGTATAATACCCCCCAGCTTTCTCCTGCAACGACTCCAGCGAACAAAAAAAATCGACTGCCAATAG caACTCGTAGCAGAAGTAGATCAAACATTCTAATGGATCAGCATGGAGATCATGAAGGATCCTCCCAGGAGACTATCCCAGAAGTTCAGCCGGAAGAAGTGCTGGTGATTTCTTTGGGGACAGGTCCACAGATTACTCCAGGAATGATGTCAGAAAATGAG GTTTTAAATATGCAGCTTACAGATGGTGGACaaggagatgtccctgttgatGAAAACAAACTCCATG GTCCTTCAAATCGCTCCAACTCTGTGTCATCTTTGGACTTAGAAGGGGAGTCTGTGTCAGAGCTTGGCGCAGGCCCCTCTGGGAGCAATGGTGTTGAAGCTCTGCAACTCTTAGAGCACGAACAAG CCACAACTCAGGATAATCTTGATGATAAGCTCCGTAAGTTTGAAATCCGTGATATGATGGGGCTGACAGATGACAGAGATATATCAGAAACTGTGAGCGAAACGTGGAGTACAGATGTCTTAGGAAGTGACTTTGATCCAAATATCGATGAAGATCGTCTGCAAGAAATAGCAG gtgcagctgcagagaacatGCTAGGCAGCTTGCTGTGTTTACCAGGTTCAGGATCCATCTTGCTTGATCCCTGCACAGGTTCAACCATATCAGAGACCACAAGTGAGGCGTGGAGTGTGGAAGTATTACCAAGTGATTCAG AGGCCCCAGACttaaaacaggaggaaagactACAAGAACTGGAAAGCTGTTCAGGGTTGGGTAGCACATCTGATGACACGGATGTGAGGGAGGTCAGTTCTCGACCCAGCACACCCGGCCTCAGCGTTGTATCAG GTATTAGTGCAACATCTGAAGATATTCCTAACAAGATTGAAGATCTCAGGTCTGAATGTAGCTCTGACTTTGGGGGAAAAGATTCTGTGACAAGTCCTGACATGGATGAAACAGCCCATG GAGCCAGTCAATTGACATCTCCTCCTAGTCAGACAGATTCTTTGCTTGCATTGTTTGATCCTCTGTCGTCAAATGAGG GTGTATCAGCTGTAGTAAGGCCTAAAGTACACTATGCAAGACCCTCTCATCCACCACCAGATCCACCAATCTTGGAAGGAGCTATGGGAGGTAATGAGGCCCGATTGCCAACCTTTGGGTCTCACAGTTTAATTCCAACTGATTTAGAGGCATTCAAGCAGAGACATTCTTACCCAGAGAGGCTAGTCCGCAGTAGGAGTTCAGATATAGTATCGTCAGTTCGGAGACCCATGAGTGATCCTGGGTGGAACAGACGTCCTGGTAATGAGGAGAGGGAACTCCCTATGCTGACCACCAACACTGGAGCGGCTGTTTTGGCTGCATCTCAgtcttcttcttcatctcccaGTAAAGACTCATCTAGGGGAGAG ATTGAAGAACGAAAAGACAGTGATGATGAGAAGTCTGACAGAAACAAGCCCTGGTGGAGGAAACGTTTTGTGTCTGCCATGCCCAAAG CTCCTATTCcatttagaaagaaagaaaaacaagaaaaagacaaagatgaCATGGTGCCTGACAGATATGCAACACTTCAAG ATGATCCCAGCCCAAGGCTCAGTGCGCAGGCCCAAGCTGCAGAGGACATTCTGGACAAGTACAGGAATGCAATTAAGCGAACCAGTCCCAGTGAAGGAGCCATAGTCAACTATGATGGTGCAG AGACTCTGGGGGATGGTGAGAGTATGCATGACTCTCCACGTGATGAGGCTTTGCAAAACATATCTGCAGATGATCTCCCAGACTCTGCAAGTCAAGTAGCACAGCCACAAAGTTCTGCATTCTCCTATAG GGATGCAAAGAAGAAATTGAGATTGGCTCTTTGTTCGGCAGATTCTGTTGCCTTCCCCATGTTGACACATTCAACAAGGAATGGTCTACCAGACCACACAGACCCTGAAG ATAATGAAATTGTGTGCTTCTTGAAAGTTCAGCTTGCTGAAGCTATTAACCTCCAAGACAAGAACTTGATGGCCCAGCTTCAAGAGACAATGCGGTGTGTAAGCCGCTTTGATAACAGGACCTGTCGAAAGCTGCTGGCATCTATTGCAGAGGACTATAG GAAAAGAGCTCCATATATTGCTTATTTAACTCGATGTCGCCAAGGCCTGCAAACGACACAAGCGCACTTGGAAAGGCTGTTGCAAAGAGTTCTGCGAGATAAAGAAGTGGCCAACAGATACTTCACTACAGTATGTGTGAGGTTACTACTagagagcaaagaaaagaaaataagggaGTTTATTCAAG ACTTCCAGAAACTCACAGCAGCAGATGATAAAACAGCACAAGTTGAGGATTTTCTTCAGTTCTTATACGGGGCTATGGCTCAGGATGCCATATGGCAGAACGCCAGTGAAGAACAGCTCCAGGACGCACAGTTAGCGATAGAGCGCAGTGTGATGAATCGGATTTTCAAACTTGCGTTCTACCCTAACCAGGATGGAGACATTCTGCGTGACCA gGTCCTTCATGAGCACATACATAGGTTATCTAAAGTAGTGACTGCAAACCACAAAGCACTTCAGATACCTGAG GTATATCTCCGGGAGGCACCGTGGCCATCTGCACAGTCTGAAATCCGCACAATAAGCGCTTACAAAACCCCCCGAGACAAAGTTCAGTGTATCCTGCGAATGTGTTCAACCATCATGAACCTGCTTAGTCTGGCAAATGAAGATTCAGTACCTGGGGCAGATGATTTTGTTCCTGTTCTGGTCTTTGTCCTCATAAAG GCAAATCCACCTTGCTTGCTGTCCACTGTTCAGTACATCAGTAGTTTCTATGCCAACtgtttgtctggagaagagtcaTACTGGTGGATGCAGTTCACAGCAGCAGTTGAATTCATCAAAACTATTGATGATCGCAAGTAA
- the GAPVD1 gene encoding GTPase-activating protein and VPS9 domain-containing protein 1 isoform X3, which yields MVKLDIHTLAHHLKQERLYVNSEKQLIQRLNADVLKTAEKLYRTAWISKQQRINLDRLIITSAEASPAECCQHAKILEDTQFVDGYKQLGFQETAYGEFLNRLRENPRLIASCLVAGEKLNQDNTQSVIHTVFTSIYGNCIMQEDESYLLQVLRYLIEFELKESDNPRRLLRRGTCAFSILFKLFSEGLFSAKLFLTATLHEPIMQLLVEDEDHLETDPNKLIERFSPVQQEKLFGEKGTEKFKQRVQEMVESNEAKLVTLVNKFIGYLKQNTYCFPHSLRWIVSQMYKTLSCVDRLEVGEVRAMCTDLLLACFICPAIVNPEQYGIISDAPINEVARFNLMQVGRLLQQLAMTGSEEGDPRKSNLAKFDKSCVAAFLDVVIDGRAVETPPMSSVNLLEGLSRTVVYMTYSQLTSLVGFMRNVMSSDQLKEDRMALENLLANLPQNKPGKSSSLEMTPYNTPQLSPATTPANKKNRLPIATRSRSRSNILMDQHGDHEGSSQETIPEVQPEEVLVISLGTGPQITPGMMSENEVLNMQLTDGGQGDVPVDENKLHGKPDKTLRFSLCSDNLEGISEGPSNRSNSVSSLDLEGESVSELGAGPSGSNGVEALQLLEHEQATTQDNLDDKLRKFEIRDMMGLTDDRDISETVSETWSTDVLGSDFDPNIDEDRLQEIAGAAAENMLGSLLCLPGSGSILLDPCTGSTISETTSEAWSVEVLPSDSEAPDLKQEERLQELESCSGLGSTSDDTDVREVSSRPSTPGLSVVSGISATSEDIPNKIEDLRSECSSDFGGKDSVTSPDMDETAHGASQLTSPPSQTDSLLALFDPLSSNEGVSAVVRPKVHYARPSHPPPDPPILEGAMGGNEARLPTFGSHSLIPTDLEAFKQRHSYPERLVRSRSSDIVSSVRRPMSDPGWNRRPGNEERELPMLTTNTGAAVLAASQSSSSSPSKDSSRGEIEERKDSDDEKSDRNKPWWRKRFVSAMPKAPIPFRKKEKQEKDKDDMVPDRYATLQDDPSPRLSAQAQAAEDILDKYRNAIKRTSPSEGAIVNYDGAETLGDGESMHDSPRDEALQNISADDLPDSASQVAQPQSSAFSYRDAKKKLRLALCSADSVAFPMLTHSTRNGLPDHTDPEDNEIVCFLKVQLAEAINLQDKNLMAQLQETMRCVSRFDNRTCRKLLASIAEDYRKRAPYIAYLTRCRQGLQTTQAHLERLLQRVLRDKEVANRYFTTVCVRLLLESKEKKIREFIQDFQKLTAADDKTAQVEDFLQFLYGAMAQDAIWQNASEEQLQDAQLAIERSVMNRIFKLAFYPNQDGDILRDQVLHEHIHRLSKVVTANHKALQIPEVYLREAPWPSAQSEIRTISAYKTPRDKVQCILRMCSTIMNLLSLANEDSVPGADDFVPVLVFVLIKANPPCLLSTVQYISSFYANCLSGEESYWWMQFTAAVEFIKTIDDRK from the exons ATGGTGAAGCTGGACATACACACCCTGGCCCATCACCTCAAGCAGGAGCGGCTCTACGTAAACTCCGAAAAGCAACTCATCCAAAGGCTCAATGCAGATGTGTTGAAGACGGCTGAGAAGCTGTACCGCACAGCATGGATTTCCAAGCAGCAAAGGATTAACTTGGACAGACTGATTATAACAAG tgCTGAAGCTTCTCCTGCTGAATGTTGCCAGCATGCAAAAATCTTGGAGGATACACAGTTTGTGGATGGGTATAAGCAGTTGGGATTTCAGGAGACTGCTTATGGAGAATTCCtaaacagactgagagaaaacCCTAGGCTTATTGCATCCTGTCTGGTGGCCGGAGAGAAGCTCAACCAGGACAACACTCAGAGTGTTATTCACACAGTCTTCACCTCCATTTATGGCAACTGCATCATGCAAGAGGATGAGAGCTACCTCCTCCAGGTCCTCCGTTACTTGATTGAATTTGAACTGAAGGAAAGTGACAACCCGAGGCGGCTGCTGAGGCGAGGCACctgtgccttcagcatcttatTCAAACTTTTCTCTGAAGGACTCTTTTCTGCAAAACTTTTTCTTACTGCAACTTTACATGAGCCAATCATGCAGCTTCTGGTTGAAGATGAAGACCACCTGGAAACAGATCCAAACAAGTTAATTGAGAGATTCTCCCCAGTACAACAGGAAAAGTTATTTGGAGAGAAAGGCACAGAAAAGTTCAAGCAAAGAGTCCAAGAGATGGTTGAGTCCAATGAGGCCAAGCTGGTGACCTTAGTGAACAAATTCATTGGCTATCTCAAACAAAACACATACTGTTTTCCTCACAGCTTGAGATGGATTGTATCACAAATGTACAAAACACTCTCGTGTGTAGACAGGCTGGAGGTTGGGGAGGTCAGAGCAATGTGCACAGATCTTCTTCTAGCGTGTTTCATCTGCCCTGCAATTGTCAACCCAGAGCAGTATGGGATCATTTCTGATGCTCCTATAAATGAGGTGGCAAGATTTAATCTGATGCAG GTTGGGAGACTTCTGCAGCAATTGGCAATGACAGGTTCTGAAGAGGGAGATCCACGTAAGAGCAACCTTGCTAAATTTGACAAA agctgtgttGCTGCTTTCCTGGATGTAGTTATTGATGGGCGTGCAGTTGAAACTCCTCCCATGTCTTCTGTTAACCTTTTGGAAGGTTTGAGTAGAACAGTGGTTTACATGACATACAGCCAGCTGACTTCTCTG GTTGGCTTTATGCGGAACGTAATGTCAAGCGATCAGCTTAAGGAAGATCGAATGGCTTTGGAAAACTTGCTGGCAAACTTACCCCAGAACAAAccagggaaaagcagcagccttgAAATGACTCCGTATAATACCCCCCAGCTTTCTCCTGCAACGACTCCAGCGAACAAAAAAAATCGACTGCCAATAG caACTCGTAGCAGAAGTAGATCAAACATTCTAATGGATCAGCATGGAGATCATGAAGGATCCTCCCAGGAGACTATCCCAGAAGTTCAGCCGGAAGAAGTGCTGGTGATTTCTTTGGGGACAGGTCCACAGATTACTCCAGGAATGATGTCAGAAAATGAG GTTTTAAATATGCAGCTTACAGATGGTGGACaaggagatgtccctgttgatGAAAACAAACTCCATGGTAAACCTGATAAAACCTTGCGCTTTTCCCTCTGCAGTGATAATCTGGAAGGAATATCTGAAG GTCCTTCAAATCGCTCCAACTCTGTGTCATCTTTGGACTTAGAAGGGGAGTCTGTGTCAGAGCTTGGCGCAGGCCCCTCTGGGAGCAATGGTGTTGAAGCTCTGCAACTCTTAGAGCACGAACAAG CCACAACTCAGGATAATCTTGATGATAAGCTCCGTAAGTTTGAAATCCGTGATATGATGGGGCTGACAGATGACAGAGATATATCAGAAACTGTGAGCGAAACGTGGAGTACAGATGTCTTAGGAAGTGACTTTGATCCAAATATCGATGAAGATCGTCTGCAAGAAATAGCAG gtgcagctgcagagaacatGCTAGGCAGCTTGCTGTGTTTACCAGGTTCAGGATCCATCTTGCTTGATCCCTGCACAGGTTCAACCATATCAGAGACCACAAGTGAGGCGTGGAGTGTGGAAGTATTACCAAGTGATTCAG AGGCCCCAGACttaaaacaggaggaaagactACAAGAACTGGAAAGCTGTTCAGGGTTGGGTAGCACATCTGATGACACGGATGTGAGGGAGGTCAGTTCTCGACCCAGCACACCCGGCCTCAGCGTTGTATCAG GTATTAGTGCAACATCTGAAGATATTCCTAACAAGATTGAAGATCTCAGGTCTGAATGTAGCTCTGACTTTGGGGGAAAAGATTCTGTGACAAGTCCTGACATGGATGAAACAGCCCATG GAGCCAGTCAATTGACATCTCCTCCTAGTCAGACAGATTCTTTGCTTGCATTGTTTGATCCTCTGTCGTCAAATGAGG GTGTATCAGCTGTAGTAAGGCCTAAAGTACACTATGCAAGACCCTCTCATCCACCACCAGATCCACCAATCTTGGAAGGAGCTATGGGAGGTAATGAGGCCCGATTGCCAACCTTTGGGTCTCACAGTTTAATTCCAACTGATTTAGAGGCATTCAAGCAGAGACATTCTTACCCAGAGAGGCTAGTCCGCAGTAGGAGTTCAGATATAGTATCGTCAGTTCGGAGACCCATGAGTGATCCTGGGTGGAACAGACGTCCTGGTAATGAGGAGAGGGAACTCCCTATGCTGACCACCAACACTGGAGCGGCTGTTTTGGCTGCATCTCAgtcttcttcttcatctcccaGTAAAGACTCATCTAGGGGAGAG ATTGAAGAACGAAAAGACAGTGATGATGAGAAGTCTGACAGAAACAAGCCCTGGTGGAGGAAACGTTTTGTGTCTGCCATGCCCAAAG CTCCTATTCcatttagaaagaaagaaaaacaagaaaaagacaaagatgaCATGGTGCCTGACAGATATGCAACACTTCAAG ATGATCCCAGCCCAAGGCTCAGTGCGCAGGCCCAAGCTGCAGAGGACATTCTGGACAAGTACAGGAATGCAATTAAGCGAACCAGTCCCAGTGAAGGAGCCATAGTCAACTATGATGGTGCAG AGACTCTGGGGGATGGTGAGAGTATGCATGACTCTCCACGTGATGAGGCTTTGCAAAACATATCTGCAGATGATCTCCCAGACTCTGCAAGTCAAGTAGCACAGCCACAAAGTTCTGCATTCTCCTATAG GGATGCAAAGAAGAAATTGAGATTGGCTCTTTGTTCGGCAGATTCTGTTGCCTTCCCCATGTTGACACATTCAACAAGGAATGGTCTACCAGACCACACAGACCCTGAAG ATAATGAAATTGTGTGCTTCTTGAAAGTTCAGCTTGCTGAAGCTATTAACCTCCAAGACAAGAACTTGATGGCCCAGCTTCAAGAGACAATGCGGTGTGTAAGCCGCTTTGATAACAGGACCTGTCGAAAGCTGCTGGCATCTATTGCAGAGGACTATAG GAAAAGAGCTCCATATATTGCTTATTTAACTCGATGTCGCCAAGGCCTGCAAACGACACAAGCGCACTTGGAAAGGCTGTTGCAAAGAGTTCTGCGAGATAAAGAAGTGGCCAACAGATACTTCACTACAGTATGTGTGAGGTTACTACTagagagcaaagaaaagaaaataagggaGTTTATTCAAG ACTTCCAGAAACTCACAGCAGCAGATGATAAAACAGCACAAGTTGAGGATTTTCTTCAGTTCTTATACGGGGCTATGGCTCAGGATGCCATATGGCAGAACGCCAGTGAAGAACAGCTCCAGGACGCACAGTTAGCGATAGAGCGCAGTGTGATGAATCGGATTTTCAAACTTGCGTTCTACCCTAACCAGGATGGAGACATTCTGCGTGACCA gGTCCTTCATGAGCACATACATAGGTTATCTAAAGTAGTGACTGCAAACCACAAAGCACTTCAGATACCTGAG GTATATCTCCGGGAGGCACCGTGGCCATCTGCACAGTCTGAAATCCGCACAATAAGCGCTTACAAAACCCCCCGAGACAAAGTTCAGTGTATCCTGCGAATGTGTTCAACCATCATGAACCTGCTTAGTCTGGCAAATGAAGATTCAGTACCTGGGGCAGATGATTTTGTTCCTGTTCTGGTCTTTGTCCTCATAAAG GCAAATCCACCTTGCTTGCTGTCCACTGTTCAGTACATCAGTAGTTTCTATGCCAACtgtttgtctggagaagagtcaTACTGGTGGATGCAGTTCACAGCAGCAGTTGAATTCATCAAAACTATTGATGATCGCAAGTAA